The Clostridium sp. AWRP genome has a window encoding:
- a CDS encoding NUDIX domain-containing protein, protein MKFKYCPMCGGELEERYSWDEGGVPYCPKDDIMYFDTPRPCVIVAVIKENKILLLKQSYIFKHSKVLLSGYVTNGETVEETVHREVFEEAGLKVKDLKYLGSEYVKNNNKEIIMLTFMAKYDGGNIKKSAEVEWVNWGYIEDALCEMKEDEIGKRIVRKVLKELGYTGEKAYRCDNNNCHTDS, encoded by the coding sequence ATGAAATTTAAATATTGTCCTATGTGTGGAGGAGAGTTAGAAGAAAGATACAGCTGGGATGAAGGTGGAGTACCTTATTGTCCTAAAGATGATATAATGTATTTTGATACTCCAAGACCTTGTGTGATAGTTGCTGTAATAAAGGAAAATAAAATATTGTTATTAAAACAAAGTTATATATTTAAACATTCTAAAGTTTTATTGTCCGGATATGTTACAAATGGAGAAACAGTAGAAGAAACAGTACATAGAGAAGTATTTGAAGAAGCAGGGCTTAAGGTAAAGGATTTAAAATATTTAGGAAGTGAATATGTAAAAAATAACAATAAGGAAATAATAATGCTTACTTTTATGGCCAAGTATGATGGTGGAAATATAAAAAAATCCGCAGAAGTGGAATGGGTAAATTGGGGATATATAGAAGATGCATTGTGTGAAATGAAAGAGGATGAGATTGGAAAGAGAATAGTTAGAAAGGTTTTAAAAGAATTAGGTTATACTGGAGAAAAAGCCTATAGATGTGATAATAATAATTGTCACACAGATAGTTAA